In Phycisphaerales bacterium, the sequence GGCGCTCCGTGACGCGTTCCATCTTGATCTCGACAATGACGAGTTGTGCTCGGTGGCGATGGGCGTGGGGTCCGACGTGGCGTTCTTCATCGATGGCGAGAGCGAGGAGGATGCGCCGCCGCGCCCGGCGCTCGTGAGCGGCCTGGGCGAGCAGGTCGAGCGCGTGGAGGCGGTCACCAAGGAACTGATCCTCGTCATCCCGCCGTTCTCGTGCGAGACGAAGGCCGTCTATGGCGCGTTCGACGTGCTGCTCGCGGAGCGCGTCTCGAGGAAACGCATGGAGCATGGCCCGTCATACAACCCGGCTGCCGTGAACCCGGACCTCGTCGCGCGGCGGATCGGCAAGGCCCAGGGCGACACGATTCGTGATGGGCTGCTGGGGAACGACCTCTTCCAGGCGGCGGTCCGCGTGGAGCCGAGATTGGGGCGCCTCGCGACGGAACTCTCGCGGGCGACACGCCTCGACGCCCATCTCAGCGGGAGCGGGAGCACGCTCTTCTTCCTGACGGATGCCGATCGGGCACCCAAGGTCGAGGAACGCCTCCGGCGGGCGCTGGAGTCGATGGCGGCGTCGGCCGATGGAACATGGTGCGCGGGATGCGCCCTGGTCCGCTCGCGACTCGCTCCTGCGCGACAGGCCCATGTCGCCCGTCCCGTACAGTCCCGATAGAGCATCAGCAAGCGAACGAATCACCACTCTCGCCCCGCACGCCTCATCAAGGTTCACACGCGACATGCCCCCCAAGAAACCCTTCGTCGGCATCGACCTCGGCGGCACGAACATGCAGATCGGCGTGGTCTCGCCCGACTTCAAACTCCTCGGCTCCTCCAAGAAGAAGACCAAGGCCGAGGAGGGCGTGGAGGGCGTGCTCTCGCGGATCGTCGAGGCGACGCAGGAAGCGTGTGCCGCGGCGAAGGTCTCGGTGGGGGATCTCGGCGGACTGGGGATCGGCGCCCCGGGAGCCGTGGATCCGTACAAGGGACTTGTGCTCGAGGCCGTCAACCTCCGCTGGACGGAAGTCCCCTTGGCGCAACTGCTGACCAAGCAACTCAAAGTGCCGGTCTTCGTGGACAACGACGTGAACGTCGCCGTGGTCGGCGAGCACCGCATGGGCGCGGGCAAGGGTGTGGACGACCTACTTGGCGTGTGGGTGGGAACGGGGATCGGTGGCGGGCTGATCCTGAATGGCAAGTTGTACGAAGGGACGTTCTTCTCCGCGGGCGAGATCGGGCACACGATCGCTCTTCCCGGCGCGCTCGCGGGGCATCGGTCGCTCGAGCACAA encodes:
- a CDS encoding ROK family protein; the encoded protein is MPPKKPFVGIDLGGTNMQIGVVSPDFKLLGSSKKKTKAEEGVEGVLSRIVEATQEACAAAKVSVGDLGGLGIGAPGAVDPYKGLVLEAVNLRWTEVPLAQLLTKQLKVPVFVDNDVNVAVVGEHRMGAGKGVDDLLGVWVGTGIGGGLILNGKLYEGTFFSAGEIGHTIALPGALAGHRSLEHNCSRTAVVDRLVRLIQSNRKSKIMAEVEGDTERIKSRTIGKAYREGDALVVEVVDESADLLGIAIANVVTLLSLPRVVLGGGLTEAIGKAYVERVQRMARKTAFPEACRKVDVVASTLEDNAGVYGAAMLAMDRS